One window of Cupriavidus oxalaticus genomic DNA carries:
- the tkt gene encoding transketolase, with the protein MNAPERIDSAARCANALRFLAADAVEQARSGHPGAPMGMAEMAEALWRRHLRHNPANPAWPDRDRFVLSNGHASMLQYALLHLTGYDLPMSQLRQFRQLHAATPGHPEVDVTPGVETTTGPLGQGLANAVGMALAEKLLAATFNRPGFDIVDHHTYVFLGDGCLMEGLSHEACSLAGTLGLGKLVCLYDDNGISIDGDVAGWFADDTPKRFAAYGWHVIAGVDGHDAHAVDAALHAARAERDRPTLICCRTVIGQGAPAKAGGHDVHGAPLGAAEIAAMREALGWEAEPFTVPADVADAWDASVQGAAREAEWEARFAAYSAAHPELAGEFLRRIKGQLPEGFDAALMALLDAPSALQGRIATRKASQFCLEALAPALPELLGGSADLTGSNLTNVKASVWVNHEGHGNYVSYGVREFGMAAVMNGVALHGGLIPYGGTFMTFSDYSRNAIRMAALMRLRVIHVLTHDSIGLGEDGPTHQPVEHAASLRLIPNNRVWRPCDGAETAYAWQAALQREHGPTCLVLSRQALTPFERDAARRADIARGGYALRDAAAPRVVLVATGSEVEIAVRAAQELADAGIAARVVSMPCVELFYAQDAAYRDTVLPPGVPRVSVEAGATWYWRGVVGEGGVALGIDTFGESAPAEALYQHFGLTPAHVAAAARALLEDKP; encoded by the coding sequence ATGAACGCACCCGAACGCATCGACTCCGCGGCCCGCTGCGCCAACGCGCTGCGCTTCCTGGCCGCCGACGCGGTGGAACAGGCCAGGTCGGGCCACCCCGGCGCGCCCATGGGCATGGCCGAGATGGCCGAGGCGCTGTGGCGGCGCCACCTGCGCCACAACCCTGCCAACCCGGCCTGGCCGGACCGCGACCGCTTCGTGCTGTCCAACGGCCATGCTTCCATGCTGCAGTACGCGCTGCTGCACCTGACCGGGTACGACCTGCCCATGTCGCAGCTGCGCCAGTTCCGCCAGCTGCACGCGGCCACGCCGGGGCATCCGGAAGTCGACGTGACGCCGGGCGTGGAGACCACCACCGGGCCGCTGGGCCAGGGCCTGGCCAATGCCGTCGGCATGGCGCTGGCGGAGAAGCTGCTGGCCGCCACCTTCAACCGCCCCGGCTTCGACATCGTCGACCATCACACCTATGTCTTCCTCGGCGATGGCTGCCTGATGGAGGGCCTCAGCCACGAGGCCTGCTCGCTGGCGGGCACGCTCGGGCTGGGCAAGCTGGTCTGCCTGTACGACGACAACGGCATCTCCATCGACGGCGACGTCGCCGGCTGGTTTGCCGATGACACGCCGAAGCGCTTTGCCGCGTACGGGTGGCACGTGATCGCCGGCGTGGACGGGCATGATGCGCACGCCGTCGACGCGGCGCTGCACGCGGCCAGGGCGGAGCGCGACCGGCCCACGCTGATCTGTTGCCGCACCGTGATCGGCCAGGGCGCCCCGGCCAAGGCGGGCGGGCACGATGTGCATGGCGCACCGCTGGGCGCGGCGGAGATCGCAGCCATGCGCGAGGCGCTGGGCTGGGAGGCCGAGCCCTTCACCGTACCGGCGGACGTGGCCGACGCCTGGGACGCAAGCGTCCAGGGCGCGGCGAGGGAGGCTGAATGGGAGGCGCGCTTCGCCGCCTATAGCGCCGCGCATCCCGAACTGGCCGGGGAATTCCTGCGCCGCATCAAAGGCCAGCTACCGGAAGGCTTCGATGCGGCACTGATGGCGCTGCTGGACGCGCCCTCGGCACTGCAGGGCAGGATCGCCACGCGCAAGGCCTCGCAGTTCTGCCTGGAGGCGCTGGCGCCGGCCTTGCCGGAACTGCTGGGCGGCTCGGCCGACCTCACCGGCTCCAACCTGACCAATGTGAAGGCTTCGGTCTGGGTCAACCACGAAGGGCACGGCAACTACGTCAGCTACGGCGTCCGCGAGTTCGGCATGGCGGCGGTGATGAACGGCGTGGCGCTGCATGGCGGGCTGATCCCCTACGGCGGCACCTTCATGACCTTCTCGGACTACTCGCGCAATGCCATCCGCATGGCCGCGCTGATGCGGCTACGCGTGATCCACGTGCTGACGCATGATTCGATCGGCCTGGGCGAGGACGGCCCCACGCACCAGCCGGTGGAGCATGCCGCGAGCCTGCGGCTGATCCCCAACAACCGGGTCTGGCGCCCGTGCGACGGCGCCGAAACCGCCTACGCGTGGCAGGCCGCGCTGCAGCGCGAGCACGGCCCGACCTGCCTGGTGCTGTCGCGGCAGGCGTTGACGCCGTTCGAGCGCGATGCCGCCCGGCGTGCGGACATCGCGCGCGGTGGCTACGCCTTGCGCGATGCCGCGGCGCCGCGGGTGGTGCTGGTCGCCACCGGCTCCGAAGTGGAGATCGCGGTGCGCGCCGCGCAGGAACTGGCCGACGCCGGCATCGCCGCGCGCGTGGTGTCGATGCCGTGCGTGGAGCTGTTCTACGCGCAGGACGCGGCCTACCGCGACACGGTGCTGCCGCCGGGCGTGCCGCGCGTCAGCGTGGAGGCGGGCGCCACCTGGTACTGGCGCGGCGTGGTGGGCGAGGGCGGCGTGGCGCTGGGCATCGACACGTTCGGCGAGTCCGCGCCCGCCGAGGCGCTGTACCAGCACTTCGGCCTGACCCCGGCACACGTCGCGGCTGCCGCGCGCGCCTTGCTGGAGGACAAGCCATGA
- a CDS encoding phosphoribulokinase, translating to MSERYPIIAITGSSGAGTTSVTRTFENIFRREGVKSVVIEGDSFHRYNRAEMKVKMAEAERTGNMNFSHFGPENNLFGDLENLFRSYAETGTGMHRHYLHSAEEAAPFGQEPGTFTEWEPLPADTDLLFYEGLHGGVVTDEINVAQYPNLLIGVVPVINLEWIQKLWRDKKQRGYSTEAVTDTILRRMPDYVNYICPQFSRTHVNFQRVPCVDTSNPFISREIPAPDESMVVIRFANPKGIDFQYLLSMIHDSFMSRANTIVVPGGKMELAMQLIFTPFVLRMMERRKRAAL from the coding sequence ATGTCAGAACGCTATCCCATCATTGCCATCACCGGCTCCTCCGGCGCCGGCACCACGTCGGTGACCCGTACCTTCGAGAATATCTTCCGCCGCGAAGGCGTGAAGTCAGTCGTGATCGAAGGCGACAGCTTCCACCGCTATAACCGTGCCGAGATGAAGGTCAAGATGGCCGAGGCCGAGCGCACCGGCAACATGAACTTCAGCCATTTCGGCCCGGAGAACAACCTGTTCGGCGACCTGGAAAACCTGTTCCGCTCCTATGCGGAAACCGGCACCGGCATGCACCGGCACTACCTGCACAGCGCGGAGGAGGCCGCCCCTTTCGGGCAGGAGCCGGGCACCTTCACCGAGTGGGAGCCGTTGCCCGCCGACACCGACCTGCTGTTCTACGAGGGCCTGCACGGCGGCGTGGTCACCGACGAAATCAATGTCGCCCAATATCCCAACCTGCTGATCGGCGTGGTGCCGGTCATCAACCTGGAATGGATCCAGAAACTCTGGCGCGACAAGAAGCAGCGCGGCTACTCCACCGAGGCGGTGACCGACACCATCCTGCGCCGCATGCCGGACTACGTGAACTACATCTGCCCGCAGTTTTCGCGCACCCATGTGAACTTCCAGCGCGTGCCGTGCGTGGATACCTCCAACCCCTTTATCTCGCGCGAGATCCCGGCGCCGGATGAAAGCATGGTGGTGATCCGCTTCGCCAACCCGAAAGGCATCGACTTCCAGTACCTGCTGAGCATGATCCACGACTCGTTCATGTCGCGCGCCAACACCATCGTGGTGCCGGGCGGGAAGATGGAACTGGCCATGCAGCTGATCTTCACGCCTTTCGTGCTGCGCATGATGGAGCGCCGCAAGCGCGCCGCCCTGTAA
- a CDS encoding class 1 fructose-bisphosphatase — MPEVQRMTLTQFLIEERRRYPDAGGGFNGLILNVAMACKEIARAVAFGALGGLHGRAGSAEGNESAINVQGEIQQKLDVLSNEAFLRVNEWGGYLAGMASEEMEAPYQIPACYPRGKYLLVFDPLDGSSNIDVNVSVGSIFSVLRAPEGADAVTEQDFLQPGTAQVAAGYALYGPTTMLVLTVGNGVNGFTLDPNLGEFFLTHPGLRVPAETQEFAINASNSRFWEAPVQRYISECMAGKSGPRGKDFNMRWIASMVAEAHRILMRGGVFMYPRDTKDPAKPGRLRLLYEANPIAFLMEQAGGRASTGRQPLMAVAPGGLHQRIGVIFGSRNEVERIEDYHANQSDPDLPNPLFNERSLFRASA; from the coding sequence ATGCCCGAAGTCCAGAGGATGACCCTGACGCAGTTCCTGATCGAGGAGCGCCGCCGCTACCCGGATGCCGGCGGCGGCTTCAACGGCCTGATCCTTAACGTGGCCATGGCCTGCAAGGAGATCGCGCGCGCGGTGGCCTTCGGCGCGCTGGGCGGCCTGCACGGCCGCGCCGGTAGTGCGGAAGGTAACGAGTCGGCCATTAACGTGCAGGGCGAGATCCAGCAGAAGCTGGATGTGCTGAGCAACGAGGCCTTCCTGCGCGTCAACGAGTGGGGCGGCTACCTGGCCGGCATGGCCTCGGAGGAAATGGAGGCGCCATACCAGATCCCCGCGTGCTACCCGCGCGGCAAGTACCTGCTGGTGTTCGACCCGCTCGACGGTTCCTCGAACATCGATGTCAACGTTTCGGTGGGCAGCATCTTCTCGGTGCTACGCGCGCCCGAAGGCGCGGACGCCGTGACGGAGCAGGACTTCCTGCAGCCCGGAACGGCCCAGGTGGCTGCCGGCTATGCGCTTTACGGCCCCACCACCATGCTGGTGCTGACCGTGGGCAACGGCGTCAACGGCTTCACCCTCGATCCGAACCTGGGTGAATTCTTCCTGACGCACCCGGGCCTGCGCGTGCCCGCCGAGACCCAGGAATTCGCCATCAACGCCTCCAACAGCCGCTTCTGGGAGGCGCCGGTGCAGCGCTATATCTCCGAGTGCATGGCCGGCAAGAGCGGCCCGCGCGGCAAGGATTTCAATATGCGCTGGATTGCGTCGATGGTGGCCGAGGCGCACCGCATCCTGATGCGTGGCGGTGTCTTCATGTACCCCCGCGATACCAAGGATCCCGCCAAGCCGGGCCGCCTGCGCCTGCTCTACGAGGCCAACCCGATCGCCTTCCTGATGGAGCAGGCCGGCGGGCGCGCCAGCACCGGCCGGCAGCCGCTGATGGCGGTGGCGCCGGGCGGGCTGCACCAGCGCATCGGCGTGATCTTCGGTTCGCGCAATGAAGTGGAGCGGATCGAGGACTACCACGCCAACCAGTCGGATCCCGACCTTCCCAATCCCCTGTTCAACGAGCGCAGCCTGTTTCGCGCGTCTGCCTGA
- the rpe gene encoding ribulose-phosphate 3-epimerase: MHANDQHAVRLAPSILSADFARLGEEVRAIEAAGADLVHFDVMDNHYVPNLTIGPLVCEAIRPHVSIPIDVHLMVEPVDALIPMFAKAGASIISFHPEASRHVDRTIALIREHGCKAGLVLNPATPLGWLDHTLGQLDLVLLMSVNPGFGGQAFIPGVLDKLRQVRARIDRQVEAGGRAVWLEIDGGVKADNIAEIARAGADTFVAGSAVFGAPDAGGGYRGILRRLREAATLT; this comes from the coding sequence ATGCATGCCAACGACCAACATGCCGTCCGCCTCGCGCCGTCCATCCTGTCGGCGGATTTTGCGCGGCTGGGCGAAGAGGTGCGCGCGATCGAGGCAGCGGGCGCGGACCTGGTGCACTTCGACGTGATGGACAACCACTACGTGCCGAACCTGACCATCGGGCCGCTGGTGTGCGAGGCGATCCGGCCGCATGTGTCCATCCCTATCGATGTGCACCTGATGGTGGAGCCGGTCGACGCGCTGATCCCCATGTTCGCCAAGGCGGGCGCAAGCATCATCAGCTTCCATCCCGAGGCAAGCCGCCATGTGGATCGCACCATCGCGCTGATCCGCGAGCACGGCTGCAAGGCCGGCCTGGTGCTGAACCCGGCCACGCCGCTGGGCTGGCTCGACCACACGCTCGGCCAGCTCGACCTGGTGCTGCTGATGAGCGTGAATCCCGGCTTCGGCGGCCAGGCGTTCATCCCCGGCGTGCTGGACAAGCTGCGCCAGGTGCGCGCGCGCATCGACCGGCAGGTGGAGGCCGGCGGGCGAGCGGTCTGGCTGGAAATCGATGGCGGCGTCAAGGCCGACAACATTGCGGAGATCGCCCGCGCGGGCGCCGACACCTTCGTTGCAGGCAGCGCCGTGTTTGGCGCGCCGGACGCCGGCGGCGGCTACCGCGGCATCCTGCGCCGACTGCGCGAGGCCGCGACGCTCACCTAG
- a CDS encoding HAD family hydrolase, which produces MKALIFDVDGTLADTETAHLQAFNAAFAEVGLDWCWDEALYTRLLKVAGGKERLLHYWGMVDPEEARGCKVRETIDAVHAIKTRHYAERVGSGQLPLRPGIARLIDEAGSAGVPIAIATTTTPANLDALLQVPLGQRWRERFAAIGDAGTTAIKKPAPDVYLAVLERLGLEAGDCLAIEDSENGLRAAQAAGIATLVTPSAYTAHERFDGALLVLPHLGDPGQPLPQQLPGAAQRWADLGALRNWHRGTLFEAA; this is translated from the coding sequence ATGAAAGCCCTGATCTTCGATGTCGACGGCACGCTTGCCGATACCGAGACCGCCCACCTGCAGGCCTTCAACGCCGCCTTTGCCGAGGTCGGCCTCGACTGGTGCTGGGATGAGGCGCTCTACACGCGCCTGCTCAAGGTGGCCGGCGGCAAGGAGCGGCTGCTGCACTACTGGGGGATGGTCGATCCGGAAGAGGCCCGCGGCTGCAAGGTCAGGGAGACTATCGACGCCGTGCATGCCATCAAGACACGCCACTACGCCGAGCGCGTCGGCAGCGGCCAGCTGCCGCTGCGCCCGGGCATTGCCCGGCTGATCGACGAGGCCGGCAGTGCCGGCGTGCCCATCGCCATCGCCACCACCACCACGCCGGCCAATCTCGATGCGCTGCTGCAGGTGCCGCTGGGCCAGCGCTGGCGCGAGCGCTTCGCCGCCATCGGCGACGCCGGCACCACCGCCATCAAGAAGCCGGCCCCGGATGTGTACCTGGCCGTGCTGGAACGCCTCGGCCTGGAAGCCGGGGATTGCCTGGCGATCGAGGATTCGGAGAACGGGCTGCGCGCCGCGCAGGCGGCCGGCATTGCCACCCTGGTCACGCCCAGCGCCTACACCGCGCACGAACGCTTCGACGGCGCGCTGCTGGTGCTGCCGCACCTGGGCGATCCGGGGCAGCCGCTGCCGCAGCAGCTGCCCGGCGCGGCGCAGCGCTGGGCTGACCTGGGCGCACTGCGCAACTGGCATCGCGGCACCCTGTTCGAGGCAGCCTGA
- the cbbX gene encoding CbbX protein yields MSAPETTAPLQHPAALPGSLAESLASSGITELLAQLDRELIGLKPVKARIRDIAALLLVDKLRAARGFSAGAPSLHMCFTGNPGTGKTTVALRMAQILHQLGYVRRGHLVAVTRDDLVGQYIGHTAPKTKEILKKAMGGVLFIDEAYYLYRPENERDYGQEAIEILLQVMENNREDLVVILAGYKDRMDRFFESNPGMSSRVAHHIDFPDYQLEELRRIADLMLAEMQYHFDDESRAVFADYLARRMAQPHFANARSVRNALDRARLRHASRLLDDPGTVVDDRALTTITAGDLRASRVFSQPSAAE; encoded by the coding sequence ATGTCCGCACCTGAAACGACCGCACCACTGCAGCACCCCGCTGCCTTGCCTGGTTCGCTGGCCGAGTCGCTGGCCAGCTCCGGCATCACCGAGCTGCTGGCCCAGCTCGACCGCGAGCTGATCGGGCTGAAGCCGGTGAAAGCGCGCATCCGCGACATTGCCGCCTTGCTGCTGGTGGACAAGCTGCGCGCCGCGCGCGGCTTCAGCGCGGGGGCGCCCAGCCTGCATATGTGCTTCACCGGCAATCCCGGCACGGGCAAGACCACGGTGGCCCTGCGCATGGCGCAGATCCTGCACCAGCTCGGCTACGTGCGCCGCGGCCACCTGGTGGCCGTGACCCGCGACGACCTGGTCGGCCAGTACATCGGCCATACCGCGCCCAAGACCAAGGAGATCCTGAAGAAGGCCATGGGCGGCGTGCTCTTCATCGACGAGGCTTATTACCTCTACCGCCCGGAGAACGAGCGCGACTATGGCCAGGAGGCCATCGAGATCCTGCTGCAGGTGATGGAGAACAACCGCGAAGACCTGGTGGTGATCCTGGCCGGCTACAAGGACCGCATGGACCGGTTCTTCGAATCGAACCCGGGCATGTCGTCGCGCGTTGCCCACCATATCGACTTCCCCGACTACCAGCTCGAGGAACTGCGCCGGATCGCCGACCTGATGCTGGCGGAGATGCAATACCACTTCGACGACGAGAGCCGCGCCGTATTTGCCGATTACCTGGCCCGGCGCATGGCGCAGCCGCATTTCGCCAATGCCCGCAGCGTGCGCAACGCGCTGGACCGCGCGCGCCTGCGCCATGCGTCGCGGCTGCTCGACGATCCCGGCACGGTGGTCGATGACCGTGCCCTGACCACCATCACGGCCGGGGACCTGCGCGCCAGCCGCGTGTTCTCGCAGCCTTCGGCCGCGGAGTAA
- a CDS encoding ribulose bisphosphate carboxylase small subunit, with protein MRITQGTFSFLPDLTDEQITRQLEYCLNKGWAVGIEYTDDPHPRNTYWEMFGLPMFDLRDAAGILMEINNARNTFPNHYIRVTAFDSTHTVESVVMSFIVNRPADEPGFRLVRQEEPGRTLRYSIESYAVQARPEGCRY; from the coding sequence ATGCGCATCACTCAAGGCACTTTCTCCTTCCTGCCCGACCTCACCGACGAGCAGATCACCAGGCAGCTCGAATACTGCCTGAACAAGGGCTGGGCGGTCGGCATCGAATACACCGACGACCCGCACCCGCGCAATACGTACTGGGAGATGTTCGGGCTGCCGATGTTCGACCTGCGCGATGCCGCCGGCATCCTGATGGAAATCAACAACGCGCGGAACACCTTCCCGAACCACTACATCCGCGTCACGGCCTTCGATTCGACGCATACGGTGGAGTCGGTGGTGATGTCGTTCATCGTCAACCGGCCGGCCGACGAACCCGGCTTCCGCCTGGTGCGGCAGGAAGAGCCCGGCCGCACGCTGCGCTACTCGATCGAGAGCTACGCCGTGCAGGCGCGGCCCGAAGGCTGCCGCTACTGA
- a CDS encoding form I ribulose bisphosphate carboxylase large subunit has protein sequence MNAPETIQSKPRKRYDAGVMKYKEMGYWDGDYVPKDTDVLALFRITPQDGVDPVEAAAAVAGESSTATWTVVWTDRLTACDMYRAKAYRVDPVPNNPEQFFCYVAYDLSLFEEGSIANLTASIIGNVFSFKPIKAARLEDMRFPVAYVKTFAGPSTGIIVERERLDKFGRPLLGATTKPKLGLSGRNYGRVVYEGLKGGLDFMKDDENINSQPFMHWRDRFLFVMDAVNKASAATGEVKGSYLNVTAGTMEEMYRRAEFAKSLGSVIIMVDLIVGWTCIQSMSNWCRQNDMVLHLHRAGHGTYTRQKNHGVSFRVIAKWLRLAGVDHMHTGTAVGKLEGDPLTVQGYYNVCRDAYTQTDLTRGLFFDQDWASLRKVMPVASGGIHAGQMHQLIHLFGDDVVLQFGGGTIGHPQGIQAGATANRVALEAMVLARNEGRDILNEGPEILRDAARWCAPLRAALDTWGDITFNYTPTDTSDFVPTASVA, from the coding sequence ATGAACGCACCTGAAACGATCCAAAGCAAGCCGCGCAAGCGCTATGACGCCGGCGTGATGAAGTACAAGGAAATGGGGTACTGGGACGGCGACTACGTGCCCAAGGACACCGATGTCCTGGCGCTGTTCCGCATCACGCCGCAGGACGGCGTCGATCCGGTCGAGGCCGCCGCCGCGGTGGCCGGCGAATCGTCGACGGCCACCTGGACGGTGGTGTGGACCGACCGCCTGACCGCGTGCGACATGTATCGCGCCAAGGCCTACCGGGTCGATCCGGTACCCAACAACCCCGAGCAGTTCTTCTGCTACGTGGCCTATGACCTGTCGCTGTTCGAGGAAGGCTCGATCGCCAACCTGACCGCCTCGATCATCGGCAACGTGTTCAGCTTCAAGCCGATCAAGGCGGCGCGCCTGGAAGACATGCGCTTCCCGGTGGCCTACGTGAAGACCTTCGCCGGCCCGTCGACCGGCATCATCGTCGAGCGTGAGCGCCTGGACAAGTTCGGCCGCCCGCTGCTGGGCGCCACCACCAAGCCCAAGCTGGGCCTGTCGGGCCGCAACTACGGCCGGGTGGTGTACGAGGGCCTGAAGGGCGGGCTGGACTTCATGAAGGACGACGAGAACATCAACTCGCAGCCCTTCATGCACTGGCGCGACCGCTTTCTCTTCGTGATGGACGCGGTAAACAAGGCCTCGGCCGCCACCGGCGAGGTCAAGGGCAGCTACCTGAACGTGACCGCCGGCACCATGGAAGAGATGTACCGGCGCGCGGAGTTCGCCAAGTCGCTGGGCTCGGTCATCATCATGGTCGACCTGATCGTGGGCTGGACCTGCATCCAGTCGATGAGCAACTGGTGCCGCCAGAACGATATGGTCCTGCACCTGCACCGCGCGGGCCACGGCACCTACACCCGCCAGAAGAACCATGGCGTGTCGTTCCGCGTGATCGCCAAATGGCTGCGCCTGGCCGGCGTCGACCACATGCACACCGGCACCGCGGTGGGCAAGCTGGAAGGCGATCCGCTCACCGTGCAGGGCTACTACAACGTCTGCCGCGATGCCTATACCCAGACCGACCTGACGCGCGGGCTGTTCTTCGACCAGGACTGGGCCTCGCTGCGCAAGGTGATGCCGGTGGCCTCGGGCGGCATCCACGCGGGCCAGATGCACCAGCTGATCCACCTCTTCGGCGACGACGTGGTGCTGCAGTTCGGCGGCGGCACGATCGGCCACCCGCAGGGGATCCAGGCCGGTGCCACGGCCAACCGCGTGGCGCTGGAAGCGATGGTGCTGGCGCGCAACGAAGGACGCGACATCCTCAACGAAGGGCCGGAGATCCTGCGCGACGCGGCGCGCTGGTGCGCACCGCTGCGGGCGGCGCTCGATACCTGGGGCGACATCACCTTCAACTACACGCCGACCGATACCTCGGACTTCGTGCCCACCGCGTCGGTGGCCTGA
- a CDS encoding LysR family transcriptional regulator has protein sequence MSSFLRALTLRQLQIFVTVARHASFVRAAEELHLTQPAVSMQVKQLESVVGLALFERIRGQLTLTEPGDRLLHHASRILGEIKDAEEGLQAVKDVEQGSITIGLISTAKYFAPKLLAGFTAQHPGIDLRIAEGNRETLLQLLQDNAIDLALMGRPPRELDAVSEPIAAHPYVVVASPRHPLRGEKRFDLQELRHETILLREPGSGTRTVAEFMFRDHLFTPAKVITLGSNETIKQAVMAGMGISLLSLHTLSLELRTGEIALLDVTGTPIERVWHVAHMASKRLSPASESCRGYLLEHTAEFLGKEYAGLLPGRRVA, from the coding sequence ATGTCCTCCTTCCTGCGCGCCCTCACGCTTCGCCAGCTCCAGATCTTTGTCACGGTGGCCCGCCACGCCAGCTTCGTGCGCGCGGCCGAGGAGCTGCACCTGACGCAGCCGGCCGTCTCGATGCAGGTCAAGCAGCTGGAATCCGTGGTGGGGCTGGCCCTGTTCGAGCGGATCCGGGGCCAGCTCACGCTGACCGAGCCCGGCGACCGGCTGCTGCACCATGCCTCGCGCATCCTTGGCGAGATCAAGGATGCGGAGGAAGGCCTGCAGGCGGTCAAGGATGTCGAGCAGGGCTCGATCACGATCGGGCTGATCAGTACGGCCAAGTACTTCGCGCCCAAGCTGCTGGCGGGGTTTACGGCGCAGCATCCCGGCATCGACCTGCGCATTGCCGAGGGCAACCGCGAAACGCTGCTGCAGCTGCTGCAGGACAATGCCATCGACCTGGCCCTGATGGGCCGTCCGCCACGCGAGCTGGACGCGGTGTCAGAACCGATCGCCGCGCATCCGTACGTGGTGGTGGCCTCGCCGCGGCATCCGCTGCGCGGCGAGAAGCGCTTCGACCTGCAGGAACTGCGTCACGAGACGATCCTGCTGCGCGAGCCCGGATCCGGTACCCGCACCGTGGCGGAGTTCATGTTCCGCGACCACCTGTTCACACCGGCCAAGGTGATCACGCTGGGCAGCAATGAAACCATCAAGCAGGCGGTGATGGCGGGCATGGGGATCAGCCTGCTGTCGCTGCATACGCTGTCACTGGAACTGCGTACGGGAGAAATCGCGTTGCTGGATGTGACGGGTACGCCGATCGAGCGCGTCTGGCATGTGGCGCATATGGCAAGCAAGCGCCTGTCTCCGGCCAGCGAGAGCTGCCGGGGCTATCTGCTTGAGCACACTGCGGAGTTCCTGGGGAAGGAATATGCGGGACTGCTGCCTGGGCGGCGCGTGGCGTGA
- the phaZ gene encoding polyhydroxyalkanoate depolymerase — translation MLYQIVEYQRATMAALAIQASRAFIHPMSPFSYVPGASDFAACWEMLSRVGSPCDEPSFSITAIQLRGCVVPVEETVLLENPFCRLLRFTTGSAKHEAGQPSSSILLCAPLAGHHAVMLREVVESLLHEHIVYVTDWSNARNVPVSDGPFHLDDYVLFIKRLIRQIEAESLHVLAICQATVPTLAAVALLASEDEPTPQTLTLIGGPIDARRSPTAIGDLAARHSLQWFQRNLIHAVPEPYMGVGRQVCPSFVQVAGLAAAESSSLTTLYRDFCLSLARGDADLAQRHGQALDAYNAVLDMAAEFYLDTISTVFQDFRLPRGTWQVQGHAVRPQDIRTTALLTIEGECDEISGRGQTHAAHDLCQGIALRGKRLVTVPRCGHYDLFSGPCWHREVFPTICDMTRRGIDARASMGSV, via the coding sequence ATGCTCTATCAGATTGTGGAGTATCAGAGGGCAACAATGGCGGCCTTGGCGATACAAGCGAGCCGCGCGTTTATCCACCCCATGAGTCCGTTTTCTTATGTGCCTGGCGCAAGCGACTTTGCCGCTTGCTGGGAAATGCTCAGTCGCGTCGGCTCGCCCTGCGATGAGCCCTCGTTCAGCATTACAGCGATTCAGCTTCGTGGCTGCGTTGTCCCGGTGGAGGAGACTGTCCTTTTAGAAAACCCGTTTTGCCGCCTGCTGCGCTTCACGACTGGCTCCGCCAAACATGAGGCTGGACAACCGTCTTCATCAATACTTCTGTGCGCACCGTTGGCGGGTCACCATGCCGTCATGCTCCGCGAGGTCGTGGAGTCGTTGCTGCACGAACATATCGTCTATGTCACAGATTGGAGCAATGCGCGCAACGTGCCTGTGAGTGATGGCCCCTTCCATCTGGACGACTATGTGCTTTTCATCAAACGCCTTATTCGTCAGATCGAAGCGGAATCGCTCCATGTCCTCGCCATCTGCCAGGCCACTGTGCCGACGTTGGCCGCCGTTGCGCTGCTGGCGAGCGAGGATGAGCCAACACCGCAAACCTTGACTCTGATTGGCGGTCCGATCGATGCGCGTCGCAGCCCGACCGCGATCGGGGATCTCGCCGCTCGTCATTCCCTGCAGTGGTTTCAACGCAATCTGATTCACGCGGTGCCCGAGCCGTACATGGGCGTCGGACGCCAGGTTTGCCCAAGCTTCGTGCAAGTCGCCGGCCTGGCCGCGGCGGAGTCATCTTCATTGACGACCCTGTATCGGGACTTCTGCCTCAGTCTTGCGCGCGGCGACGCCGATCTTGCGCAGAGGCATGGGCAAGCATTGGACGCCTATAACGCCGTGCTCGACATGGCGGCAGAGTTCTACCTGGATACCATCAGCACAGTGTTTCAGGACTTCCGGCTGCCGCGCGGAACATGGCAGGTGCAAGGACATGCGGTGCGACCACAAGACATCCGTACGACCGCATTACTCACCATTGAAGGCGAGTGCGACGAAATCTCTGGCCGGGGACAGACCCATGCGGCTCATGATCTGTGCCAAGGCATTGCCCTGCGCGGCAAGCGGCTCGTTACGGTGCCGCGCTGCGGCCATTATGACCTTTTCTCTGGCCCTTGCTGGCATAGGGAAGTCTTTCCCACGATATGCGATATGACGCGACGCGGCATTGACGCCCGGGCGAGCATGGGAAGCGTTTGA